In the Streptomyces sp. cg36 genome, one interval contains:
- a CDS encoding oxidoreductase, with protein sequence MTQGWSARDIPDQSGRTAVVTGANSGIGFITARELARKGAHVVLACRSEGRGNEAVALIHRQIHGADVEFRPLDLADLASVRAFAETYPHQRLDLLVNNAGVMALPYGRTADGFERQFGVNHLGHFALTGLLLPRLRAASGARVVSVSSGLHALCDIELTDLNSERRYRRWIAYARSKTANLLFIHELARRLRAAGSPVVAAAAHPGYASTNLQTAGVRMEGRRLAERIVEVGNRVIAQSAEAGALPTLYAATAPGVRPDSFTGPRLQGWRGAPARSSRAKWTLDDTTGERLWVASEQLTGVRYEV encoded by the coding sequence ATGACTCAGGGCTGGAGCGCGCGGGACATCCCGGACCAGAGCGGCCGTACGGCCGTCGTCACCGGGGCCAACAGCGGCATCGGGTTCATCACGGCACGCGAGCTGGCCCGCAAGGGCGCGCACGTGGTCCTGGCCTGCCGCAGCGAGGGCCGGGGCAACGAGGCGGTGGCGCTGATCCACCGCCAGATCCATGGCGCGGACGTGGAGTTCCGCCCCCTGGACCTGGCGGACCTGGCCTCGGTGCGGGCGTTCGCCGAAACGTATCCGCACCAGCGGCTCGACCTGCTGGTCAACAACGCGGGCGTGATGGCGCTGCCGTACGGCAGGACCGCGGACGGCTTCGAGAGACAGTTCGGCGTGAACCACCTGGGCCACTTCGCCCTCACCGGTCTGCTGCTGCCACGGCTGCGGGCGGCCTCCGGGGCCCGGGTGGTCTCCGTCTCCAGCGGACTGCACGCCCTCTGTGACATCGAGCTCACCGACCTCAACAGCGAGCGCCGCTACCGCCGCTGGATCGCCTACGCCCGCTCCAAGACCGCCAACCTGCTCTTCATCCACGAGCTGGCGCGGCGGCTGCGCGCCGCGGGCTCCCCCGTGGTGGCCGCCGCCGCGCACCCCGGCTACGCCTCGACCAACCTCCAGACCGCGGGCGTGCGGATGGAGGGACGGCGGCTGGCCGAGCGGATCGTCGAGGTCGGCAACCGCGTGATCGCCCAGAGCGCCGAGGCGGGCGCCCTGCCCACCCTCTACGCCGCCACCGCCCCGGGCGTGCGCCCCGACTCCTTCACCGGCCCCCGGCTCCAGGGCTGGCGCGGCGCCCCGGCCCGCTCCTCCCGCGCCAAGTGGACCCTGGACGACACCACCGGCGAGCGCCTGTGGGTGGCCTCCGAGCAGCTGACCGGGGTGCGGTACGAGGTGTAG
- the nirD gene encoding nitrite reductase small subunit NirD, protein MSENIQLLLDDGWFAVCERARLVPGRGVAALLPDGRQAAVFTDRTGRAYAIDNRDPFTGAYVLSRGLLGTSPGGRPYVASPLLKQRFDLETGRCLDDEEVSVQTYLTDRST, encoded by the coding sequence ATGAGCGAGAACATCCAACTGCTGCTGGACGACGGCTGGTTCGCGGTGTGCGAGCGGGCCCGGCTGGTCCCCGGCCGGGGCGTGGCGGCGCTGCTCCCCGACGGGCGGCAGGCGGCGGTCTTCACCGACCGCACCGGCCGGGCCTACGCGATCGACAACCGCGACCCCTTCACCGGCGCGTACGTGCTCTCGCGCGGGCTGCTGGGCACCTCGCCCGGGGGCCGCCCGTACGTGGCCTCGCCGCTGCTGAAGCAGCGGTTCGACCTGGAGACGGGCCGGTGCCTGGACGACGAAGAGGTGTCCGTGCAGACGTACTTGACCGATCGTTCCACATAG
- the nirB gene encoding nitrite reductase large subunit NirB — protein sequence MTTHAPSATARTIVVVGHGMVGQRFLEALAENGTTGRDRVVVFAEEPRPAYDRVHLTSYFSGTTPAELSMVEPGFIEEHGIELCLGDPVESVDRAARTVTARSGRTLGYDVLVLATGSYPFVPPVPGKELTGCFVYRTIEDLLAIEAYAATAATGAVVGGGLLGLEAAGALRGLGLDTHIVEFAPRLMPAQVDDGGGAALLRTIENMGLTVHTGVGTQEITGTGAVTGMLLSDGSALATDLVVFSAGVRPRDRLARDCGLAVGERGGIVVDERCRTSDPAVYAIGECALTADGRVYGLVAPGYEMALTVAGALTAAGGEKSFTGADLSTKLKLLGVDVASFGDAHGAAEGSLDVLYADARSGIYKKLVVSPEGALLGGVLVGDADAYGTLRPLTGHVPPVPAEQLVLPAGLGAPVALGPESLPDDAVICSCHNVAKGAITPLGSLAEVKKCTRAGTGCASCVKTIERLLPKTGDGGLCDCFAKTRQELYEIALALRVRGYRQLLDEHGRESARGGDGCEVCKPAVASILASLGGGHILDGEQAALQDTNDHFLANIQRNGSYSIVPRIPGGEITPEKLIVIGEVARDHGLYTKLTGGQRIDLFGASVDQLPVIWARLVAAGFESGHAYGKSLRTVKSCVGQTWCRYGVQDSVRMAIELELRYRGLRSPHKLKSAVSGCARECAEAQSKDFGVIATANGWNLYVGGNGGATPRHADLLAQDLTDGELVRLIDRFLMFYIRTADRLERTSVWLERIEGGLGHVRDVVVHDSLGICDELEALMAGHVSDYRDEWAETLDDPERLARFVSFVNAPGTPDPTVRFVPERGQIKPELPVLALEVAAR from the coding sequence ATGACCACACACGCGCCCTCGGCCACCGCCCGCACGATCGTGGTGGTGGGTCACGGCATGGTGGGCCAGCGGTTCCTGGAGGCCCTGGCCGAGAACGGGACCACCGGCCGCGACCGGGTCGTGGTGTTCGCCGAGGAGCCCCGCCCCGCGTACGACCGGGTCCACCTCACCTCGTACTTCTCCGGCACCACGCCCGCCGAACTGTCCATGGTGGAGCCGGGGTTCATCGAGGAGCACGGCATCGAGCTGTGCCTGGGCGACCCGGTGGAGTCCGTCGACCGGGCCGCCCGCACGGTCACCGCCCGCTCCGGGCGCACGCTCGGCTACGACGTGCTGGTGCTGGCCACCGGCTCGTACCCGTTCGTCCCGCCGGTGCCCGGCAAGGAGCTGACGGGCTGCTTCGTCTACCGCACCATCGAGGACCTGCTGGCCATCGAGGCGTACGCGGCGACGGCGGCCACCGGCGCGGTGGTCGGCGGCGGGCTGCTCGGTCTGGAGGCGGCGGGGGCGCTGCGCGGGCTCGGGCTCGACACGCACATCGTGGAGTTCGCGCCCCGGCTGATGCCCGCGCAGGTCGACGACGGCGGCGGCGCCGCGCTGCTGCGCACCATCGAGAACATGGGCCTCACCGTCCACACCGGCGTGGGCACCCAGGAGATCACCGGCACGGGCGCGGTCACTGGGATGCTCCTGTCGGACGGCTCCGCCCTCGCCACCGACCTGGTCGTCTTCTCGGCCGGGGTGCGCCCGCGCGACCGGCTGGCCCGCGACTGCGGTCTGGCGGTCGGCGAGCGCGGCGGCATCGTCGTGGACGAGCGCTGCCGCACCTCGGACCCGGCCGTGTACGCGATCGGCGAGTGCGCCCTGACCGCCGACGGCCGGGTGTACGGCCTGGTCGCGCCCGGCTACGAGATGGCCCTCACCGTCGCCGGGGCCCTCACCGCCGCCGGCGGCGAGAAGTCCTTCACCGGCGCCGACCTGTCGACCAAGCTGAAGCTGCTCGGCGTGGACGTGGCCTCCTTCGGCGACGCGCACGGCGCCGCCGAGGGCTCCCTCGACGTGCTCTACGCCGACGCCCGCTCGGGCATCTACAAGAAGCTGGTGGTCTCCCCCGAGGGCGCCCTGCTGGGCGGGGTCCTGGTGGGCGACGCCGACGCGTACGGCACCCTGCGCCCGCTCACCGGCCACGTCCCGCCGGTCCCGGCCGAGCAGTTGGTGCTGCCCGCGGGCCTGGGCGCGCCGGTGGCGCTCGGCCCCGAGTCGCTGCCGGACGACGCGGTGATCTGCTCCTGCCACAACGTCGCCAAGGGGGCCATCACCCCGCTCGGCTCGCTGGCCGAGGTCAAGAAGTGCACCAGGGCCGGTACCGGCTGCGCCAGTTGCGTCAAGACCATCGAACGGCTGCTGCCGAAGACCGGCGACGGCGGGCTGTGCGACTGCTTCGCCAAGACCCGCCAGGAGCTGTACGAGATCGCGCTGGCGCTGCGCGTGCGCGGCTACCGGCAGCTCCTGGACGAGCACGGCCGCGAGTCCGCGCGCGGCGGCGACGGCTGCGAGGTCTGCAAGCCCGCCGTCGCCTCCATCCTGGCGAGCCTGGGCGGCGGCCACATCCTCGACGGCGAGCAGGCCGCCCTCCAGGACACCAACGACCACTTCCTCGCCAACATCCAGCGCAACGGCTCGTACTCGATCGTGCCGCGCATCCCCGGCGGCGAGATCACCCCCGAGAAGCTGATCGTCATCGGCGAGGTGGCCCGCGACCACGGCCTCTACACCAAGCTCACCGGCGGCCAGCGCATCGACCTGTTCGGCGCCAGCGTCGACCAGCTGCCGGTGATCTGGGCGCGGCTGGTGGCGGCCGGGTTCGAGTCGGGGCACGCGTACGGCAAGTCGCTGCGCACGGTGAAGTCCTGCGTCGGGCAGACCTGGTGCCGCTACGGCGTGCAGGACTCGGTGCGGATGGCGATCGAGCTGGAGCTGCGCTACCGGGGGCTGCGCTCCCCGCACAAGCTGAAGTCGGCGGTGTCGGGGTGCGCCCGCGAGTGCGCGGAGGCCCAGTCCAAGGACTTCGGCGTGATCGCCACGGCCAACGGCTGGAACCTGTACGTGGGCGGCAACGGCGGCGCGACCCCGCGCCACGCGGACCTGCTGGCCCAGGACCTGACGGACGGCGAACTCGTCCGGCTGATCGACCGGTTCCTGATGTTCTACATCCGCACCGCCGACCGCCTGGAGCGCACCTCGGTGTGGCTGGAGCGGATCGAGGGCGGCCTGGGGCACGTCCGGGACGTGGTGGTGCACGACTCGCTGGGCATCTGCGACGAGCTGGAGGCGCTGATGGCCGGCCATGTCAGCGACTACCGCGACGAGTGGGCCGAGACCCTCGACGACCCCGAGCGGCTCGCCCGGTTCGTCTCCTTCGTCAACGCGCCCGGCACCCCCGACCCCACGGTGCGGTTCGTGCCGGAGCGCGGTCAGATCAAGCCCGAACTGCCCGTCCTGGCCCTGGAGGTGGCCGCCCGATGA
- a CDS encoding APC family permease, with product MLIKPTIRAADPAAEPPAEGAAGGTDRHRLTATQGLAALSLDAMASVAYGPEAIVLVLAAAGAHGLGFTLPVTLAIAGLLAVLVASYRQVIAAFPNGGGSYAVARTHLGPRTGLVAAASLILDYVLNVAVSVTAGVAALTSAFPGLYDDRLAICLGVLVLVTAVNLRGIVESAKLFIVPTAVFVGSVLAIVAVGLFRAAPASTEAAAGHASVLSGDATSVGALLLLKAFASGCSALTGVEAVANAVPAFRAPAAKRAQRTEVALGALLGVMLIGLSVLIGRFHLQPVDGVTVLAQLADASLGHNWAFYVVQCATVVLLALAANTSFGGLPVLMSLLARDNYLPHVFGLKADRQVHRHGVLALAAVSGALLAFSGGDTNTLVPLFAIGVFVGFTICQTGMVLHWKREASAHWRAKAALNGFGALLTGVSAIVVTATKFADGAWLIVIALPLLVLAFEAVHRAYGRISERLALGRVPERPHRDRSLVIVPVSHLSRLTGDALNAAVSLGDEVRAVTVTHPDDEDRRAAEALRRDWQLWNPGVELVELHSAHRTVGRPVAAYVDRVHRYHPHTRVTVLIPEVEPAHIWQRLLQNQRGAVLAHAVRRDTDAVICRLRFRL from the coding sequence ATGCTGATCAAGCCGACGATCCGGGCCGCCGACCCCGCGGCCGAGCCGCCCGCCGAGGGTGCGGCGGGCGGCACCGACCGCCACCGGCTCACCGCCACCCAGGGCCTGGCCGCGCTCTCGCTGGACGCGATGGCCTCCGTGGCCTACGGCCCGGAGGCGATCGTGCTGGTGCTCGCCGCCGCCGGTGCGCACGGGCTGGGGTTCACCCTGCCGGTCACGCTCGCCATCGCGGGACTGCTGGCCGTGCTCGTCGCCTCGTACCGGCAGGTGATCGCCGCGTTCCCGAACGGCGGCGGCTCCTACGCGGTCGCCCGCACCCATCTCGGCCCGCGCACCGGCCTGGTGGCCGCCGCCTCGCTGATCCTCGACTACGTCCTGAACGTCGCCGTCTCCGTCACGGCCGGGGTGGCCGCGCTGACCTCCGCCTTCCCCGGGCTCTACGACGACCGCCTCGCCATCTGCCTGGGCGTACTGGTGCTGGTGACCGCCGTGAACCTGCGCGGCATCGTGGAGTCGGCCAAGCTGTTCATCGTGCCGACCGCCGTCTTCGTCGGCTCCGTCCTGGCCATCGTCGCCGTCGGCCTCTTCCGTGCCGCACCCGCCTCGACCGAGGCCGCCGCCGGGCACGCCTCCGTACTGAGCGGCGACGCCACGAGCGTGGGCGCGCTGCTGCTGCTCAAGGCGTTCGCCTCCGGCTGCTCGGCGCTGACCGGTGTGGAGGCGGTCGCCAACGCCGTACCGGCCTTCCGGGCCCCGGCCGCCAAGCGGGCCCAGCGCACCGAGGTCGCCCTGGGCGCGCTGCTGGGCGTGATGCTGATCGGGCTCTCCGTGCTGATCGGCCGCTTCCACCTCCAGCCGGTCGACGGCGTCACCGTCCTCGCCCAGCTCGCGGACGCCTCCCTCGGCCACAACTGGGCCTTCTACGTGGTGCAGTGCGCCACCGTCGTCCTGCTGGCGCTCGCCGCCAACACCTCGTTCGGCGGGCTGCCGGTGCTGATGTCGCTGCTGGCCCGCGACAACTACCTGCCGCACGTCTTCGGCCTCAAGGCCGACCGGCAGGTGCACCGGCACGGCGTCCTCGCGCTGGCCGCCGTCTCGGGCGCGCTCCTGGCCTTCTCGGGCGGCGACACCAACACCCTGGTGCCGCTCTTCGCCATCGGCGTCTTCGTCGGCTTCACCATCTGCCAGACCGGCATGGTGCTGCACTGGAAGCGCGAGGCGTCCGCGCACTGGCGGGCCAAGGCCGCGCTCAACGGCTTCGGCGCGCTGCTCACCGGGGTGAGCGCGATCGTGGTCACCGCCACCAAGTTCGCCGACGGCGCCTGGCTGATCGTGATCGCCCTGCCGCTGCTCGTCCTCGCCTTCGAGGCGGTGCACCGGGCGTACGGCAGGATCAGCGAGCGCCTCGCGCTCGGCCGGGTCCCGGAACGGCCGCACCGCGACCGCTCGTTGGTCATCGTGCCCGTCTCGCACCTGTCCCGGCTGACCGGCGACGCGCTGAACGCGGCCGTCTCCCTGGGCGACGAGGTACGGGCGGTCACCGTCACCCACCCCGACGACGAGGACCGCCGGGCGGCCGAGGCGCTGCGCCGCGACTGGCAGCTGTGGAACCCGGGCGTGGAGCTGGTCGAACTCCACTCGGCGCACCGCACGGTGGGCCGCCCGGTCGCCGCGTACGTGGACCGGGTGCACCGCTACCACCCGCACACCCGGGTGACCGTGCTGATCCCGGAGGTCGAGCCGGCCCACATCTGGCAGCGGCTGCTGCAGAACCAGCGCGGGGCGGTCCTGGCGCACGCGGTGCGCCGGGACACCGACGCGGTGATCTGCCGGCTGCGGTTCCGCCTCTGA
- a CDS encoding ArsR/SmtB family transcription factor, protein MLRIHFTGVDLARVRMAPGPDALWETILSFHRLRDRRGALVFGEWRTETRTRLNGETRLLSAVVPGRGYFPDFLTPAEGPHTLESGLEVVRETGAERLTDELSRVAGPRGLPGWLRALADGAGEPLDRLMGALRSYHRAAISPYWPHIQARVDADRGARGRALLDGGADELLASLPPMMRWRAPVLEADYPVDRDLYLEGRGLLLQPSFFCRRTPVALQDPLLPPVLVYPVTHTHTPYERTAAGTAPGPSLGRLVGHTRSAVLQSIGHGATTSELARRAGVSLASASQHAGVLREAGLLVTLRHGSAVLHTLTPLGTALLRGGQPVMAERSAAATL, encoded by the coding sequence GTGCTGCGTATTCATTTCACTGGCGTGGACCTGGCCCGGGTGCGCATGGCGCCGGGTCCGGACGCGCTGTGGGAAACGATTCTCAGCTTTCATCGATTAAGAGACCGTAGGGGTGCGCTCGTCTTCGGTGAATGGCGAACGGAAACCCGGACCCGGTTGAATGGTGAAACACGCCTGCTCTCCGCAGTGGTGCCGGGCCGCGGCTATTTCCCCGACTTTCTCACGCCCGCCGAAGGGCCGCACACCCTGGAGTCCGGCCTGGAGGTGGTGCGCGAGACCGGGGCCGAGCGGCTGACCGACGAGCTCTCCCGGGTCGCGGGTCCCCGGGGCCTGCCGGGGTGGCTCCGGGCGCTCGCGGACGGCGCCGGCGAGCCCCTCGACCGTCTCATGGGCGCGCTGCGCAGCTACCACCGGGCCGCCATATCGCCGTACTGGCCGCACATACAGGCCCGGGTCGACGCCGACCGGGGGGCCCGCGGGCGGGCGCTCCTGGACGGCGGGGCGGACGAACTGCTCGCCTCGCTGCCGCCGATGATGCGCTGGCGCGCCCCGGTCCTGGAGGCGGACTACCCGGTCGACCGCGATCTGTACCTGGAGGGCCGCGGGCTGCTGCTCCAGCCGTCGTTCTTCTGCCGCCGCACCCCGGTGGCGCTCCAGGACCCGCTGCTGCCGCCCGTGCTGGTCTACCCGGTGACCCACACCCACACCCCGTACGAGCGGACGGCCGCGGGCACCGCCCCGGGCCCCTCGCTGGGGCGGCTGGTGGGGCACACCCGCTCGGCGGTGCTCCAGTCGATCGGCCACGGGGCCACCACCAGCGAACTGGCCCGCCGGGCCGGGGTGTCGCTCGCCTCCGCCAGCCAGCACGCGGGGGTGCTGCGGGAGGCCGGACTGCTGGTGACGCTGCGGCACGGGAGCGCGGTGCTCCACACGCTGACCCCGCTGGGGACGGCGCTGCTGAGAGGGGGCCAGCCGGTGATGGCGGAACGTTCCGCCGCGGCGACCCTGTAG
- a CDS encoding class F sortase, giving the protein MRDAHAARRRNGWLICIAVCVGVWLVRQGTETAEPPQPSRAEAFAGAVAPGGAAPSRAPAAVPPAAETRAGRPGAPLAPSEPVRVRIPAIRVDAPVMRLGLGRDGSLDVPPPGRSDTAGWYQDGTAPGADGTAVLAGHVDDARGPAVFYALGALKKGVRIEVARADRRTAVFTVDAVEVYPNDAFPDRRVYGPAGRPELRVITCGGGFSEKSGYRGNVVVFAHLTGTA; this is encoded by the coding sequence ATCCGGGACGCCCACGCCGCCCGGCGGCGCAACGGATGGCTGATATGCATCGCCGTGTGCGTCGGGGTGTGGCTGGTGCGCCAGGGCACCGAGACGGCCGAGCCGCCCCAGCCCTCCCGGGCCGAGGCGTTCGCGGGCGCCGTCGCGCCGGGCGGCGCCGCGCCGTCCCGCGCGCCCGCGGCCGTACCGCCCGCCGCCGAGACGCGCGCGGGGCGGCCCGGTGCGCCGCTGGCCCCCTCCGAACCGGTCCGCGTGCGCATCCCGGCGATCCGGGTGGACGCGCCCGTCATGCGGCTCGGGCTCGGCCGCGACGGCTCGCTCGACGTACCGCCGCCGGGCCGCTCCGACACCGCCGGGTGGTACCAGGACGGCACCGCGCCCGGGGCCGACGGCACGGCGGTGCTGGCCGGGCACGTCGACGACGCCCGCGGCCCGGCCGTCTTCTACGCGCTGGGCGCGCTGAAGAAGGGCGTCCGCATCGAGGTGGCCCGCGCGGACCGGCGCACGGCGGTGTTCACCGTCGACGCGGTCGAGGTGTACCCGAACGACGCCTTCCCCGACCGGCGCGTGTACGGCCCGGCCGGCCGCCCCGAGCTGCGGGTGATCACCTGCGGCGGCGGCTTCAGCGAGAAGTCGGGCTACCGGGGCAATGTCGTGGTCTTCGCCCATCTGACCGGCACGGCCTGA
- a CDS encoding TetR/AcrR family transcriptional regulator: MARTKEFDPDAALQSALELFWRRGYEATSMADLVAHLGIGRASIYATFGNKHELYLKALDRYGETGAATLFRELSGPGPALPAVKAVVRRFAAESSAEETRLTGCFATNAAAEIGPRDAAAARRVERGWEQLETLLHAALVRAAAQGELPADRDPRALARMLLVLMQGLRVVGKASGDPARVRDAAEAALTLLD; the protein is encoded by the coding sequence GTGGCCAGGACCAAGGAATTCGATCCGGACGCCGCGCTGCAGTCGGCCCTGGAGCTGTTCTGGCGGCGCGGATACGAAGCGACGTCGATGGCGGACCTCGTGGCGCACCTCGGCATCGGCCGCGCCAGCATCTACGCCACCTTCGGCAACAAGCACGAGCTGTACCTCAAGGCGCTCGACCGGTACGGCGAGACGGGCGCGGCGACCCTGTTCCGCGAGCTGTCGGGACCGGGCCCCGCGCTCCCCGCCGTCAAGGCGGTGGTGCGCCGCTTCGCGGCCGAGTCGAGCGCCGAGGAGACCCGTCTGACCGGCTGTTTCGCCACCAACGCCGCAGCCGAGATCGGCCCGCGCGACGCCGCCGCGGCGCGCCGGGTCGAGCGCGGCTGGGAGCAGCTGGAGACCCTGCTGCACGCGGCGCTCGTACGGGCCGCGGCCCAGGGCGAACTGCCCGCCGACCGCGACCCGCGCGCGCTCGCCCGGATGCTCCTGGTGCTCATGCAGGGGCTGCGGGTGGTCGGCAAGGCGTCCGGCGACCCGGCCAGGGTCCGGGACGCGGCCGAGGCCGCACTGACCCTGCTGGACTGA
- a CDS encoding aminotransferase class IV, which produces MTTEYAEIDGRPADAENLRVPALTGGYGHFTAMQVRGGAVRGLALHLARLDTATRELFGPGLDGERVRALVRGALAGAGRRDAAVRVYVYGPAERPTVMVTVRPPIDLSPEPQSLLSVPYERPAAHLKHLGGFGQAYFRRIAESKGFSEALLTGPGGEIAEGAVTNIAFWDGSSVVWPDRPALLGTTMALLEAALPAHGTASVRRPVSLGGLGAYSAAFVTNSQGIAPVARIDGTAFAVDSELMGTLWRCFARIPADTV; this is translated from the coding sequence ATGACGACTGAGTACGCCGAGATCGACGGCCGCCCCGCCGACGCCGAGAACCTCCGCGTCCCCGCCCTGACGGGGGGCTACGGCCACTTCACGGCCATGCAGGTGCGCGGCGGCGCGGTCCGCGGCCTCGCCCTGCACCTGGCCCGCCTCGACACGGCCACCCGCGAGCTGTTCGGCCCCGGCCTCGACGGCGAGCGGGTGCGCGCGCTGGTGCGCGGCGCGCTCGCGGGCGCGGGGCGGCGGGACGCGGCCGTGCGGGTCTATGTGTACGGGCCCGCCGAGCGGCCGACGGTGATGGTGACCGTACGGCCGCCGATCGACCTGTCGCCGGAGCCGCAGAGCCTGCTGTCCGTGCCGTACGAGCGCCCCGCGGCCCACCTCAAGCACCTGGGCGGTTTCGGCCAGGCGTACTTCCGCCGGATCGCGGAGTCCAAGGGCTTCAGCGAGGCGCTGCTGACCGGGCCGGGCGGCGAGATCGCCGAGGGCGCCGTCACCAACATCGCCTTCTGGGACGGGAGTTCGGTGGTCTGGCCGGACCGGCCCGCGCTGCTCGGCACCACCATGGCGCTGCTGGAGGCGGCGCTGCCCGCGCACGGGACGGCCAGCGTGCGGCGCCCGGTGTCGCTGGGCGGCCTCGGCGCGTACTCGGCGGCCTTCGTCACCAACTCGCAGGGCATCGCCCCGGTGGCCCGGATCGACGGCACCGCGTTCGCGGTGGACAGCGAGCTGATGGGGACCCTCTGGCGGTGCTTCGCCCGGATCCCGGCCGACACCGTCTGA
- a CDS encoding SDR family NAD(P)-dependent oxidoreductase, with the protein MSARFTGRTALVTGAGTGIGRAVALALAAEGASVAVAGRTAAPLDETVALIEAAGGTAAAFPADVSRAESVRELVAATVARFGSLDVAVNNAGVLRGRVGAPVAELAAEDWQAMVDINLTGVLLALQAEIAQMRTQPRGGAIVNISSNLGAHMRIPGGAGYLATKAAVSALTRAAALDHIQDGVRINAVSPGASATTMSLRAGESEAERAERMKEGSPLGRVSTTAEIAAAVLYLASDDAASAVGTDLVIDGGSAA; encoded by the coding sequence ATGTCTGCTCGCTTCACCGGCCGCACCGCACTCGTCACCGGCGCCGGCACCGGCATCGGCCGCGCCGTCGCCCTCGCCCTGGCCGCCGAGGGGGCCTCGGTGGCCGTCGCCGGACGGACCGCCGCCCCCCTCGACGAGACCGTGGCGCTGATCGAGGCGGCGGGCGGCACCGCCGCCGCCTTCCCCGCCGACGTCTCGCGCGCCGAGTCCGTACGGGAGCTGGTGGCCGCCACCGTCGCCCGGTTCGGCTCGCTGGACGTGGCCGTCAACAACGCCGGGGTGCTGCGCGGCCGGGTGGGCGCGCCCGTGGCCGAACTGGCCGCCGAGGACTGGCAGGCGATGGTCGACATCAACCTGACCGGCGTCCTGCTCGCCCTCCAGGCCGAGATCGCGCAGATGCGCACCCAGCCGCGCGGCGGCGCCATCGTCAACATCTCCTCCAACCTCGGCGCCCACATGCGCATCCCCGGCGGCGCGGGCTACCTCGCCACCAAGGCCGCGGTCAGCGCGCTCACCAGGGCCGCCGCCCTCGACCACATCCAGGACGGCGTCCGCATCAACGCGGTGAGCCCGGGCGCCTCCGCCACCACGATGTCGCTGCGCGCGGGCGAGTCGGAGGCCGAGCGCGCGGAGCGGATGAAGGAGGGCTCGCCGCTGGGCCGGGTCTCCACCACCGCCGAGATCGCCGCGGCCGTGCTCTACCTGGCCTCGGACGACGCGGCCTCGGCGGTCGGCACGGACCTGGTGATCGACGGCGGCTCGGCCGCCTGA